One Megasphaera elsdenii DSM 20460 genomic window carries:
- a CDS encoding YifB family Mg chelatase-like AAA ATPase, which yields MFARIYGAATLGLNGHVIAVETDISNGLPSFDLVGLAATSVKEAKERVRAAVKNSGYEFPMRRLTVNLAPADLKKDTAGLDLSLAVAILVSSGQIPEEVCENCLFLGELALDGRIRPVNGILPMVLEGAAQGMKTVFVSRDNAAEALLCPDLTVYGVGTLCDVAGHLTGEKALEAARAALPDPDLPDYDVDFSEVQGQAEAKRVLEIAAAGGHNVLMIGPPGSGKTMLAKRIPTILPPMNEAEALEATKIYSVAGLLGKGRLLQQRPFRSPHHTISMAGLVGGGSIPKPGEVTLSHHGVLFLDELPEFPRSVLEVLRQPLEDGVVHIARVQAALSYPSRFVLVAAMNPCPCGRYGFDEGCICSESEIRRYTHKISGPLLDRIDLHVRVERPAYQELITRRKAESSAAIRSRVLSARRRQQERLAPYGCTCNAHMGHREIRATCQLTEAAQQLLREAFDVLRLSARSYDRIIKVSQTIADLAKEPVIAKEHVAEAISYRNKMQQP from the coding sequence GTGTTCGCGCGTATCTACGGGGCGGCGACGTTGGGCCTGAACGGCCATGTCATCGCCGTCGAGACGGACATCTCCAACGGTCTGCCGTCGTTCGACCTGGTCGGTTTGGCCGCGACGTCGGTGAAAGAGGCCAAAGAGCGGGTCCGGGCAGCCGTCAAGAACAGCGGCTATGAATTTCCCATGCGCCGCCTGACGGTCAACCTGGCGCCGGCCGACCTCAAGAAGGATACGGCCGGTCTCGACCTGAGCCTGGCCGTGGCCATCCTCGTGTCGAGCGGCCAGATTCCCGAAGAGGTCTGCGAAAACTGCCTCTTCCTGGGTGAACTGGCCCTGGACGGTCGCATCCGCCCGGTGAACGGCATCCTGCCCATGGTCCTGGAAGGGGCGGCCCAGGGGATGAAGACGGTCTTCGTCAGCCGGGACAATGCCGCCGAAGCCCTGCTCTGCCCGGACCTTACGGTCTATGGCGTCGGGACTCTCTGCGACGTCGCCGGCCATTTGACGGGCGAGAAGGCGTTAGAGGCCGCCCGGGCCGCACTGCCGGACCCGGACCTGCCCGATTACGACGTCGATTTTTCCGAAGTCCAGGGCCAGGCCGAAGCCAAACGGGTCCTGGAAATCGCTGCGGCCGGCGGCCATAACGTCCTCATGATCGGACCGCCCGGGAGCGGCAAGACCATGCTGGCCAAGCGCATCCCGACGATCCTGCCGCCCATGAATGAAGCCGAGGCCCTGGAAGCGACCAAAATCTACAGCGTCGCCGGTCTCCTCGGGAAGGGCCGTCTCCTGCAGCAGCGGCCCTTCCGCAGCCCGCATCATACCATTTCCATGGCCGGCCTCGTCGGCGGCGGGTCCATCCCCAAGCCGGGCGAAGTGACCCTCAGTCATCACGGCGTCCTCTTCCTCGACGAACTGCCGGAATTTCCCCGGTCGGTCCTGGAAGTCCTGCGCCAGCCCCTGGAAGACGGTGTCGTCCATATCGCCCGTGTCCAGGCGGCTCTGTCCTATCCGTCGCGCTTCGTCCTGGTAGCCGCCATGAATCCCTGTCCCTGCGGCCGTTACGGCTTCGATGAAGGCTGTATTTGTTCAGAAAGCGAGATACGCCGCTACACCCATAAGATTTCCGGCCCCCTGTTGGACCGCATCGACCTCCACGTCCGCGTCGAGCGGCCGGCGTACCAGGAACTGATAACCCGGCGGAAAGCCGAATCGTCGGCAGCCATCCGCTCGCGGGTCCTGTCGGCGCGCCGTCGCCAGCAGGAGCGCCTGGCGCCCTATGGCTGCACCTGCAACGCCCACATGGGCCACCGGGAGATACGGGCGACGTGCCAATTGACCGAAGCAGCCCAGCAGCTGCTGCGCGAAGCCTTCGACGTCCTGCGCCTCAGCGCCCGCAGCTACGATCGGATCATCAAAGTGTCCCAGACCATCGCCGACCTGGCCAAAGAGCCGGTCATCGCCAAGGAACACGTCGCCGAAGCCATCAGTTACCGCAATAAGATGCAGCAGCCATGA
- a CDS encoding heavy metal translocating P-type ATPase, giving the protein MYMRNTIFLNSELPSRLRPVLSVKLRQVRGIVSAVVEEKKVTVYYMGRLDLRALQLFVRAFEEKYGRKKEAKNDDMDVATYRREAIISVGGFIAMNILRKVNPEFYGSILLFRRLFTLYIARRYIKNGILGLVKDHQANADTLTATAVAASVLAGKPESSLTLLALSNGAEMMTEYAAEKARRQISGLLKLDQRDVWLVENGHERKVPVESLKRGDLIAVHLGEKICVDGSVVSGNAAVNQASITGESNPAIKQEKSPVYAGSVIEAGDLVIRVEKVGADTSLAQIIHLVEEAQTRRAPVQNFADKMANLLVPISFIGAAIVYGATKDWQRVLNLLFIDFSCGLKLSTATAISAAIGVAARKGILIKGGNYIENLADIDTVVLDKTGTITMGVPQIDHIETVEGVDDKEMILLAASAEMHSVHPLAVAVQKYVNAQGWQTPPHASSETVVARGMKAAVPDFEGYEGGDVLVGSRRFMTEEGVEGMPATDNKTWGKNLLYIARNGRYLGFLVIQDPVRPGMKKTLNRMRRLGIDEVVMLTGDSKDVAAEVARDMDIDSYHAEILPEDKANYVMKMQKRGNVMMVGDGINDAPALAFADIGVSLGGNKTDIAAESAAITIRSEDPSKLYDALYIGRETMRAINQNFTATIVVNSAAMLLGALGKISPLWAAVIHNTATLAVVLNSVRILKPARTIRRSA; this is encoded by the coding sequence ATGTACATGCGCAATACGATCTTCCTGAACAGCGAGCTCCCCAGCCGCCTGCGGCCTGTCCTGAGTGTCAAGCTCCGCCAGGTCCGGGGCATCGTCTCAGCTGTTGTCGAAGAAAAGAAGGTCACTGTCTACTATATGGGACGGCTGGACCTGCGGGCGCTCCAGCTCTTCGTCCGCGCTTTTGAAGAAAAATATGGCCGCAAGAAAGAAGCCAAGAACGACGATATGGACGTCGCCACGTACCGCCGGGAAGCGATTATCTCCGTCGGCGGCTTCATCGCCATGAACATCCTGCGCAAGGTCAATCCGGAATTTTACGGGTCGATCCTCTTGTTTCGCCGATTATTTACCTTATATATTGCACGCCGTTACATTAAGAACGGCATCCTGGGCCTCGTAAAAGACCATCAGGCCAATGCCGACACGCTGACGGCGACGGCTGTCGCTGCGTCCGTCCTGGCCGGCAAGCCCGAATCGAGCCTGACCCTCCTGGCCCTGTCGAACGGCGCCGAAATGATGACCGAATACGCCGCCGAAAAGGCACGCCGTCAGATTTCGGGCCTGCTCAAACTAGACCAGCGCGACGTCTGGCTCGTCGAAAACGGCCATGAACGCAAGGTCCCCGTCGAATCGCTGAAGCGGGGCGACCTCATCGCCGTCCACCTGGGCGAAAAGATCTGTGTCGACGGCAGCGTCGTCAGCGGCAATGCCGCCGTCAACCAGGCGTCCATTACGGGCGAATCGAACCCGGCCATCAAGCAGGAAAAATCGCCGGTCTATGCCGGCAGCGTCATCGAAGCGGGCGACCTGGTCATCCGCGTCGAGAAGGTCGGCGCCGATACGTCCCTGGCCCAGATCATCCACCTCGTCGAAGAAGCCCAGACCCGCCGGGCACCGGTCCAGAACTTTGCCGATAAGATGGCCAATCTCCTGGTTCCTATCTCCTTCATCGGCGCAGCCATCGTCTACGGGGCGACCAAGGACTGGCAGCGCGTCCTCAATCTCTTGTTCATCGACTTCTCGTGCGGCCTGAAATTGTCGACGGCAACGGCCATCTCGGCCGCCATCGGCGTGGCAGCCCGCAAGGGGATCCTCATCAAGGGCGGCAACTACATCGAAAACCTGGCCGACATCGACACGGTCGTCCTCGATAAGACCGGGACCATTACCATGGGCGTCCCGCAGATCGACCATATCGAAACGGTCGAAGGCGTCGATGATAAAGAAATGATCCTCCTCGCCGCTTCGGCAGAAATGCACTCGGTCCATCCCCTGGCCGTAGCCGTCCAGAAATACGTCAATGCCCAGGGCTGGCAGACGCCGCCGCACGCTTCGTCGGAAACGGTCGTCGCCCGCGGCATGAAAGCTGCCGTGCCGGACTTTGAAGGCTACGAAGGCGGGGACGTCCTCGTCGGCAGCCGCCGCTTCATGACCGAAGAAGGCGTAGAAGGCATGCCGGCCACGGACAACAAGACGTGGGGCAAGAACCTCTTGTACATCGCCCGCAATGGCCGGTATCTCGGCTTTTTGGTCATCCAGGACCCGGTCCGTCCGGGCATGAAGAAGACCTTGAACCGCATGCGCCGCCTGGGCATCGACGAAGTCGTCATGCTCACGGGGGATTCCAAGGACGTCGCCGCCGAAGTCGCCCGCGACATGGATATCGACTCGTATCATGCCGAAATCCTGCCGGAAGACAAGGCCAATTACGTCATGAAAATGCAGAAGCGGGGCAACGTCATGATGGTCGGCGACGGCATCAACGATGCGCCGGCCCTGGCCTTTGCCGATATCGGCGTCAGCCTCGGCGGCAACAAGACGGACATCGCCGCTGAATCGGCAGCCATCACCATCCGCTCTGAAGACCCGTCGAAACTGTACGATGCCCTGTACATCGGGCGGGAAACGATGCGGGCCATCAACCAGAACTTTACGGCTACCATCGTAGTCAACTCGGCAGCCATGCTCCTCGGCGCCTTAGGGAAGATCAGCCCCCTCTGGGCCGCTGTCATCCATAACACAGCCACCCTGGCCGTCGTCCTCAACAGCGTCCGCATCCTCAAACCGGCGCGGACCATCCGCCGTTCCGCATAG
- a CDS encoding BUD32 family EKC/KEOPS complex subunit, which produces MKLYLNILKGVTFLFNKSLLKSVQSAIAEHPDKRVLSLSFENKKYFIKRRRGNGRNAFAKQNPSAAFWCEAYKIMTVNARLRLAPKLVLLDEDFFVMEAAGKTLQGVAKEAEYADVRQEAFEKAGQGLARLHAAGLHHGRPALRDIAYDREDGTITLLDWENEKKFVDAPAPVLDLFLFLHSCFREEWPDNALIDAAVAGYGSVEGSDQVFMALKAFIADHHTLFAVCHALTPFGWIDVVSVDKAKAYIAAL; this is translated from the coding sequence ATGAAATTGTATCTTAATATTTTGAAAGGTGTGACTTTCTTGTTCAACAAGTCTCTCTTAAAATCCGTTCAGTCTGCCATTGCCGAACACCCGGACAAGCGGGTTTTATCGCTTTCATTTGAAAATAAAAAGTATTTCATCAAACGCCGCAGGGGCAACGGCCGCAATGCCTTTGCCAAACAGAACCCGTCTGCCGCGTTCTGGTGCGAAGCCTATAAGATCATGACCGTCAACGCCCGCCTGCGCCTGGCGCCGAAACTGGTCCTCCTGGATGAAGACTTCTTCGTCATGGAAGCGGCCGGCAAGACCCTGCAGGGCGTCGCCAAAGAAGCAGAATATGCCGACGTCCGCCAGGAGGCCTTTGAAAAAGCCGGCCAGGGCCTGGCCCGTCTCCACGCCGCCGGACTGCACCACGGCCGGCCGGCCCTGCGGGACATCGCCTACGACCGGGAAGACGGGACGATTACCCTCCTCGATTGGGAAAACGAAAAGAAATTCGTCGACGCGCCGGCACCGGTCCTGGACCTGTTCCTCTTCCTGCACAGCTGTTTCCGCGAAGAATGGCCGGACAACGCCCTCATCGATGCGGCTGTCGCCGGTTATGGCAGCGTCGAAGGCAGCGACCAGGTCTTCATGGCGCTGAAAGCCTTCATCGCAGACCACCACACCCTCTTCGCGGTGTGTCACGCCCTGACCCCCTTCGGCTGGATCGACGTCGTCTCCGTAGACAAGGCCAAAGCCTATATCGCCGCCTTATAA
- a CDS encoding DUF2325 domain-containing protein codes for MSVVIVGGNDCMVCRYKRICKEYDYKAKVFTQVPSDFKSKIGSPDLVVLFTSTVSHSMVRCAIKEAQRKNVEVVRSHTSSSNALKSILAARTEEAV; via the coding sequence ATGAGTGTCGTCATCGTAGGTGGAAATGATTGTATGGTTTGTCGTTATAAGCGTATCTGCAAAGAATACGATTATAAGGCCAAAGTCTTTACACAAGTACCGAGCGATTTCAAGTCGAAAATCGGATCGCCGGATCTTGTCGTGTTATTTACCAGCACCGTGAGCCACAGTATGGTCCGCTGCGCCATCAAGGAAGCGCAGCGCAAGAACGTCGAAGTCGTCCGTTCCCATACGAGCAGCTCGAACGCGCTGAAGAGCATATTAGCCGCCCGGACGGAAGAAGCCGTCTGA
- the mtaB gene encoding tRNA (N(6)-L-threonylcarbamoyladenosine(37)-C(2))-methylthiotransferase MtaB, whose amino-acid sequence MPTIAFATLGCRVNQYDTDSMRGLFLAAGFTEADFNGPADVYVINTCSVTQVGEKKSRQLIRRTKKRNEAAKVIVTGCYAQLDPELLTSMPEVDAVVGTNERNRIVSIVRELLHDGEDEAITAVHDVRRHDEFEEIPLYPSAVEHTRADLKIQEGCNNFCSYCIIPYTRGALKSRRPDAIVAEAQRLVAAGFKEIVLTGIHLGAYGRDLDDHPTLAHILDRLVKETDVARIRLGSIESLEIGDDMIAVMNSSDRICPHLHLPLQSGSDTILKAMNRHYTVAEYEDLIARLRSRIDGLTVSTDLILGFPGETEALFDETMAALERLRFSHIHAFPYSQRRGTPAADMKDQVDTAEKKRRVELVNELSARQKEALLTSLIGQKAAVLIEKQDGTTGEGFTENYERAVVGNLPDDAAGTIVEVTLTGTDGQKLEARC is encoded by the coding sequence ATGCCAACTATCGCTTTTGCCACTCTTGGCTGCCGTGTCAACCAGTACGATACGGACAGTATGCGCGGCCTCTTCCTGGCTGCAGGCTTCACGGAAGCCGATTTCAACGGCCCGGCCGACGTCTATGTCATCAATACCTGCTCGGTCACCCAGGTGGGCGAGAAGAAATCGCGCCAGCTCATCCGCCGGACGAAGAAGCGCAACGAGGCCGCCAAGGTCATCGTCACCGGCTGTTATGCCCAGCTCGACCCGGAGCTCCTGACGTCCATGCCCGAAGTCGATGCCGTCGTCGGGACCAATGAACGCAATCGCATCGTTTCCATCGTCCGCGAGCTCCTGCACGACGGGGAAGACGAAGCCATCACAGCCGTCCACGACGTGCGCCGTCATGACGAATTTGAGGAGATCCCCCTCTATCCGTCAGCTGTAGAACATACGCGGGCCGATTTGAAGATACAGGAAGGGTGCAATAATTTCTGCTCCTATTGCATCATCCCCTATACGCGGGGCGCCCTGAAATCGCGCCGTCCCGATGCCATCGTCGCCGAAGCACAGCGCCTCGTCGCCGCGGGATTCAAGGAAATCGTCCTGACCGGCATCCATCTCGGCGCCTACGGCCGCGACCTCGACGACCATCCGACGCTGGCCCACATCCTGGACCGCCTGGTCAAGGAAACCGACGTGGCCCGCATCCGCCTGGGCTCCATCGAGTCCCTGGAAATCGGCGACGACATGATTGCCGTCATGAACAGTTCGGACCGCATCTGCCCGCATCTGCACCTGCCCCTCCAGTCCGGGTCGGACACGATCTTAAAGGCCATGAACCGCCATTATACCGTGGCTGAATATGAAGACCTCATCGCCCGCCTGCGCAGCCGCATCGACGGCCTGACCGTGTCGACAGACCTCATCCTGGGCTTTCCCGGCGAAACGGAAGCCCTCTTTGACGAAACCATGGCGGCCCTGGAACGGCTCCGGTTCTCCCATATCCACGCCTTCCCGTACTCCCAGCGCAGGGGGACGCCGGCTGCGGATATGAAGGACCAAGTCGATACGGCCGAAAAGAAGCGGCGCGTCGAACTCGTCAATGAACTGTCGGCCCGGCAGAAAGAAGCGCTCCTGACGTCCCTGATCGGACAGAAGGCCGCCGTCCTCATCGAAAAACAGGACGGCACGACCGGCGAAGGCTTCACGGAAAACTACGAACGGGCCGTCGTCGGGAACCTGCCGGATGATGCCGCAGGCACCATCGTCGAAGTCACCCTCACCGGTACCGACGGACAGAAGCTGGAAGCTCGTTGTTAG
- the dprA gene encoding DNA-processing protein DprA encodes MNHETMYAAALQSLKGCGSRRLQALLDVCRSPRRAWEAVWDEDLRRRTGIPAKIFSQLRQERNVFDWDRFQHQLDFYGVRPLALWDDDYPAWLPFTAQPPLVLFCQGTMGRDSSSLAIVGSRKASPYGLNAAESLAAELAAQGFTIISGGARGIDTRAHRGALKGKGRPVVVAANGLDRTYPRENKALFRQVVENGGAVISEYAFGVEPLSRNFPARNRIIAGMAAATIVVEAALRSGSLITADLALDEGRDVFAMPGSVFSETSRGTNHLLQLGAIPLTCVDDVIREFRRRGWQGPETVAEAAAPSLSPAEQAVIDVIPFDRAAPVSELLEKTGLAVADLLPILLALQMKKAAEELPGGYIRCAAAFSVL; translated from the coding sequence GTGAACCATGAAACGATGTACGCCGCGGCCCTCCAGTCCCTCAAGGGCTGCGGCAGCCGCCGCCTGCAGGCCCTCCTCGACGTCTGCCGCTCGCCGCGCCGGGCCTGGGAAGCCGTCTGGGATGAGGATTTGCGGCGCCGGACGGGAATCCCGGCCAAGATATTTTCCCAGCTCAGACAAGAACGAAACGTTTTTGACTGGGACCGATTCCAGCATCAGCTGGATTTCTATGGCGTCCGGCCCCTGGCCCTGTGGGATGACGACTATCCGGCGTGGCTGCCCTTCACCGCCCAGCCGCCGCTGGTCCTCTTCTGTCAGGGAACGATGGGCCGCGACAGCAGCAGCCTCGCCATCGTCGGCTCGCGCAAGGCCAGCCCTTACGGCCTGAACGCGGCGGAGTCACTGGCTGCCGAACTGGCGGCCCAGGGCTTTACCATCATCAGCGGCGGTGCCCGGGGCATCGACACGCGGGCCCACCGGGGCGCCCTGAAGGGGAAGGGGCGCCCCGTCGTCGTCGCTGCCAACGGCCTGGACCGGACTTATCCCAGGGAAAACAAGGCCCTGTTCCGGCAGGTCGTCGAGAACGGCGGCGCCGTCATTTCCGAGTATGCCTTTGGCGTCGAGCCGCTGTCCCGGAATTTCCCGGCCCGGAACCGAATCATCGCCGGCATGGCGGCGGCGACGATCGTCGTCGAAGCAGCCCTGCGCAGCGGCTCCCTGATTACGGCCGACCTGGCCCTCGACGAAGGGCGCGACGTCTTTGCCATGCCGGGCAGTGTCTTTTCCGAGACCAGCCGCGGGACGAACCACCTCTTGCAGCTCGGCGCCATTCCCTTGACCTGCGTCGACGATGTAATCCGGGAATTTCGCCGCCGCGGCTGGCAGGGACCGGAAACCGTCGCTGAGGCAGCAGCACCCAGCCTGAGCCCGGCTGAACAGGCCGTCATCGACGTCATCCCCTTCGACCGGGCGGCGCCGGTGAGCGAGCTCCTGGAAAAGACGGGCCTGGCCGTCGCCGACCTGCTGCCCATCCTCCTGGCCCTGCAGATGAAAAAAGCCGCCGAGGAATTGCCTGGCGGCTACATCCGCTGTGCGGCGGCCTTTTCTGTCTTATAA
- a CDS encoding HMA2 domain-containing protein — MIIPTSKWDLIMRSVTISSYLPGRIRLYSKKLVGNADLGRKVYAYIASYKEIDKVDVNVLTGSVLITYRPQVLRANRELVRVENYIMSHVERRR, encoded by the coding sequence ATGATTATTCCGACGTCGAAATGGGACCTCATCATGAGATCTGTTACTATTTCGTCTTACTTGCCGGGCCGTATCCGCCTGTACAGCAAGAAACTCGTCGGCAATGCTGATTTGGGCCGCAAGGTCTATGCCTACATTGCCAGCTATAAAGAAATCGATAAAGTCGATGTCAATGTCCTCACGGGTTCTGTCTTGATCACGTATCGTCCGCAGGTCCTGCGGGCCAACCGGGAACTCGTCCGGGTAGAAAATTATATCATGAGCCACGTTGAAAGGAGAAGGTAA
- a CDS encoding histidine triad nucleotide-binding protein has protein sequence MEDCIFCKIVAGEIPSTKVWEDDDFFAFKDINPVAPVHVLVIPKKHIQSIAALTPDDADVAGKMLFAIQKVAQVMGLDKDGFRVVFNTGEKAGQTVHHMHAHILGGKEMAWPGV, from the coding sequence ATGGAAGACTGCATTTTCTGCAAGATCGTTGCCGGGGAAATCCCGAGCACCAAAGTTTGGGAAGACGATGATTTCTTCGCCTTCAAGGACATCAACCCGGTCGCCCCGGTCCACGTCCTGGTCATCCCTAAGAAGCATATCCAGAGCATCGCGGCCCTGACGCCGGACGATGCCGATGTCGCCGGCAAGATGCTCTTCGCCATCCAGAAAGTCGCCCAGGTCATGGGTCTCGACAAGGACGGCTTCCGCGTCGTCTTCAACACCGGTGAAAAGGCCGGCCAGACGGTCCATCACATGCACGCCCATATCTTAGGCGGCAAGGAAATGGCTTGGCCCGGCGTATGA
- a CDS encoding FeoA family protein, which produces MKIVSLAEMKVGQSGVVEALEGRGNIQHRLVDMGVVKGSHITVFKKAPLGDPVEVKVKGCALALRMNEAAMISVAVES; this is translated from the coding sequence ATGAAAATTGTTTCATTAGCCGAAATGAAAGTCGGCCAGTCGGGCGTCGTCGAAGCCTTAGAAGGGCGGGGGAACATCCAGCACCGCCTCGTCGACATGGGCGTCGTCAAGGGCTCGCACATTACGGTCTTCAAAAAGGCCCCGCTTGGAGACCCTGTCGAAGTCAAAGTCAAAGGGTGCGCACTGGCATTGCGTATGAATGAAGCGGCCATGATTTCCGTCGCTGTTGAATCATAA
- a CDS encoding HMA2 domain-containing protein: MSYASGFMVGTSIGKAVYDMFHNKKGKAAAAAAPAGVCRSQVQAAKPAAAVPHFACVSVLKGRRRYRAAALVGNAELAKLIEEKVSTLPDVQFVQVSAVTGSILVFAHSEGTLDKLENFFRFRLFPNAVEGLVGAVCDAGQAEAGKAESATYLKAVQDTADVFSQAIFRKSKAFLDLRTLIAVVLTLRGLRKTVFLGQRPTGPQMLWWALSLLRRR, translated from the coding sequence ATGTCTTATGCCTCAGGTTTTATGGTGGGCACGTCGATTGGCAAAGCCGTATACGATATGTTCCACAATAAGAAGGGCAAAGCGGCTGCCGCAGCTGCGCCCGCCGGTGTATGCCGGTCTCAGGTCCAGGCGGCAAAGCCTGCCGCTGCTGTGCCCCATTTTGCCTGCGTTTCTGTCTTGAAAGGACGCCGCCGTTACCGTGCGGCCGCCCTCGTTGGCAATGCGGAATTGGCTAAATTGATCGAAGAAAAAGTCAGCACCCTGCCGGATGTCCAGTTCGTCCAGGTCAGCGCCGTTACGGGCAGCATCTTGGTCTTCGCCCATAGCGAAGGGACCTTGGATAAATTGGAAAACTTTTTCCGCTTCCGCCTCTTTCCAAATGCCGTAGAAGGCCTTGTCGGTGCCGTCTGCGATGCCGGACAGGCTGAAGCCGGGAAAGCGGAATCGGCGACGTATTTGAAGGCTGTCCAGGATACGGCCGACGTCTTCAGTCAGGCTATTTTTCGGAAAAGCAAGGCCTTCCTGGATTTGCGGACCCTGATCGCCGTAGTCCTGACCCTTCGCGGCCTGCGGAAGACCGTATTCCTGGGTCAACGCCCGACAGGACCGCAGATGCTGTGGTGGGCCCTGTCTTTATTGAGGAGGCGTTAA
- a CDS encoding 16S rRNA (uracil(1498)-N(3))-methyltransferase: MRKIFTDFPICGTFELSADDAHHVVVVLRHTVGDTLNVTDCTGATYECFITRMEGHSAYLTPARKLSDGPSANGKVILAAGLLKGDKFDWVVQKATELGVGRIVPVQMEHCVVKLDDKRRQARLGRWQRLALEAAKQCGRDDVPEVAPVMSFTELVDAYADTRFIIPYEQETAPLSEACHDVRTGDAVIAIGPEGGYAEKEIAYATQHLAWCRTVSLGPRILRAETASLAALSIIMYERGFK, from the coding sequence ATGCGTAAGATTTTCACGGATTTCCCCATTTGCGGGACCTTTGAACTGTCTGCCGACGATGCCCATCACGTCGTCGTCGTCCTGCGCCATACCGTCGGCGACACGCTGAACGTCACGGACTGCACCGGCGCGACCTATGAATGTTTCATCACCCGCATGGAAGGCCATTCGGCGTACCTTACGCCGGCGCGCAAGCTGTCCGACGGGCCGTCAGCGAACGGCAAGGTCATCCTGGCAGCGGGCCTTCTCAAAGGTGACAAGTTCGACTGGGTCGTCCAGAAGGCGACGGAACTCGGCGTAGGGCGGATTGTTCCTGTACAAATGGAACATTGTGTAGTAAAATTAGATGATAAACGGCGGCAGGCCCGGCTCGGACGGTGGCAGCGCCTGGCCCTGGAAGCGGCCAAGCAATGCGGCCGCGACGACGTGCCGGAGGTAGCGCCGGTCATGAGCTTTACGGAGCTCGTCGACGCCTATGCCGACACGCGCTTCATCATCCCTTATGAACAGGAAACGGCGCCCTTGTCGGAAGCCTGCCACGACGTGCGGACCGGCGACGCCGTCATCGCCATCGGCCCTGAAGGGGGCTATGCAGAAAAAGAAATCGCCTATGCCACGCAGCATCTGGCGTGGTGCCGCACGGTCTCTCTCGGGCCCCGCATCCTGCGCGCTGAAACGGCGTCGCTGGCGGCCCTGTCTATCATTATGTACGAAAGAGGATTCAAGTAA
- a CDS encoding YraN family protein, producing the protein MEKKALGYYGEQAALAYVRHEKGYHVRCCNYRNRLGEIDLIAEDGHTLVFIEVKTRTTAAYGLPCEAVERNKRRKITRVASAYLAQFDLWERPCRFDVIEVWPDDQGEPVIRHLVHAFQAERR; encoded by the coding sequence ATGGAGAAGAAAGCATTAGGTTATTATGGAGAACAGGCGGCGCTGGCTTATGTGCGCCACGAGAAGGGCTATCACGTGCGCTGCTGCAATTACCGCAACCGCCTGGGGGAAATCGACCTCATCGCCGAAGACGGCCATACCTTGGTCTTCATCGAGGTCAAGACGCGGACGACGGCCGCTTACGGCCTGCCCTGTGAGGCCGTGGAACGGAACAAGCGCCGCAAGATCACCCGCGTTGCCTCGGCCTACCTGGCCCAGTTCGATCTTTGGGAGCGGCCGTGCCGGTTCGATGTCATCGAGGTCTGGCCCGATGACCAGGGGGAACCCGTTATCCGCCACCTCGTCCACGCCTTCCAGGCAGAAAGGCGGTGA